In Leguminivora glycinivorella isolate SPB_JAAS2020 chromosome 19, LegGlyc_1.1, whole genome shotgun sequence, a single genomic region encodes these proteins:
- the LOC125236711 gene encoding luciferin 4-monooxygenase-like, with amino-acid sequence MYPLRRVNDAVHWFMSDLTSRVVAASGDPADRYHLGKILLQSLKDAPDFVMQIDGATGESETSGSALDRTVRCAIALKNLGLQPGDVMVLMAPSYIDLAIPFYAAFYIGLVASAIDRTLGVTELQSTFEVSRPKIIFCQSDRAQDIQIALNAIECDAFIVTFDKADYICSFSQFLVKYGDDSPVEAFKPTDFDPEDTVALLVATSGTTGLPKFAAATHKNMAITLPYLWIRHTQFPHPTKMIMIGSPLQWLTAIMNFFMSPVLRYTRLQTSENLTKEHAYELINTYKPTITLLSPTFMNALITPGEHEQCDFSCLETLMLGGSALPADLVTDIKKIMPRTEVLNVYGLSELTTVAFVDDGANPPGSVPAGKPIGCLQYRLIDVETQEDIYEPHRNGELWLKGPGIIKYYYKNPEATAETFAEDRWFKTGDLFYRDENYNFFFVERIKLLLKYMSHQISPVELELTIRQHPGILDVAVTGIPDAKGDLPVACVVRRPGSDVTAEDVKRIVKNNLTDSKQLRGGVIFLDKIPQTASTKVHRRKLKEIAMETQAE; translated from the exons ATGTATCCTTTGAGGAGGGTAAACGACGCAGTGCACTGGTTCATGAGCGACCTGACGTCCCGAGTAGTCGCGGCGTCGGGCGACCCGGCAGACCGGTACCACCTTGGCAAGATCCTGCTGCAGAGCCTTAAGGATGCTCCGGACTTTGTCATGCAG ATCGACGGAGCGACAGGCGAATCCGAAACCAGCGGTTCAGCCCTCGATAGAACTGTGCGTTGCGCCATAGCCCTCAAGAACCTCGGTCTTCAACCTGGAGATGTTATGGTCCTTATGGCTCCAAGTTACATCGACTTGGCTATACCGTTTTATGCGGCTTTTTATATAGGATTAGTGGCGTCGGCTATTGACCGAACTTTGGGTGTCA CTGAACTCCAAAGCACCTTCGAAGTATCCCGACCAAAGATAATCTTCTGCCAGAGCGACCGAGCCCAAGACATACAGATAGCTCTGAACGCGATAGAGTGTGATGCTTTCATTGTTACCTTCGACAAGGCAGACTATATCTGCAGCTTCTCACAGTTCTTGGTGAAGTATGGAGATGACAGCCCTGTTGAGGCTTTCAA GCCCACAGATTTCGATCCTGAAGACACCGTGGCTCTTCTAGTTGCCACCAGCGGCACCACCGGACTGCCAAAATTTGCCGCCGCCACTCACAAGAACATGGCCATCACTTTGCCTTATCTATG GATCCGTCACACCCAGTTCCCTCACCCCACGAAGATGATAATGATCGGCTCACCACTCCAATGGCTGACTGCCATCATGAACTTCTTTATGTCACCGGTCCTTCGGTACACGAGGCTGCAGACATCAGAAAACTTGACGAAGGAACATGCTTATGAGCTCATTAATACTTATAAG CCTACCATCACGCTTCTCAGTCCAACCTTTATGAATGCGCTCATAACACCTGGGGAACACGAGCAGTGTGATTTCAGCTGCCTTGAAACTCTGATGCTGGGCGGCAGCGCTTTACCAGCTGACTTGGTTACAGATATCAAG AAAATAATGCCCCGCACAGAAGTTCTAAATGTGTACGGCCTGAGTGAGCTCACGACAGTAGCGTTCGTAGACGATGGGGCAAACCCGCCTGGTTCCGTTCCGGCTGGAAAGCCTATTGGCTGTTTGCAGTACAGG CTGATAGATGTGGAGACTCAAGAAGACATCTACGAACCTCACAGAAACGGGGAGCTCTGGCTCAAAGGTCCCGGCATCATCAAGTATTACTACAAGAACCCTGAAGCCACCGCGGAGACCTTCGCCGAAGACCGGTGGTTCAAAACTGGAGACCTGTTCTACAGGGATGAGAACTACAACTTCTTCTTCGTGGAGAGGATTAAGTTGCTGCTTAAGTATATGAGTCATCAG ATCTCTCCAGTAGAACTGGAGCTCACAATCCGCCAGCATCCAGGCATTCTAGATGTAGCAGTGACCGGTATACCGGACGCCAAAGGGGACTTACCGGTCGCTTGCGTCGTGAGGCGTCCCGGCTCTGACGTCACTGCTGAAGATGTCAAACGGATTGTCAAAA
- the LOC125236710 gene encoding leucine-rich repeat-containing protein 15-like, which produces MSAFMIMVLLLQLAAFAFSDSVTWRACQVREPYRERFPSSGLDINATFLDLNNCNIKTLNPGAFHDFPNLDTILLSGNKFEDIDLTIFTSVTKLNSLMLSSNKFKEIPNFSEHSLPNLEKLSFANNQITTLNNSKTFSRTTQLQKLSLGFNLIEYIHPDIFKPLINLRELYLNNNKIKVISGISFPISLKIFGLWTII; this is translated from the exons ATGTCTGCTTTTATGATTATGG TGTTGCTGTTGCAATTGGCAGCTTTTGCATTCAGCGACTCAGTCACCTGGAGAGCATGCCAGGTCAGAGAGCCGTATAGAGAACGGTTTCCCAGCTCAGGACTGGACATCAACGCCACGTTCTTAGACTTAAACAACTGCAATATTAAAACGCTCAACCCGGGCGCTTTCCACGACTTCCCAAACTTAGATACCATACTCTTATCCGGCAACAAATTTGAGGATATAGACTTAACCATCTTCACTTCTGTAACTAAATTAAATTCTCTGATGCTCTCGTCTAACAAGTTCAAGGAAATCCCAAACTTCAGTGAACATTCACTCCCGAACTTAGAAAAGCTATCGTTTGCAAATAATCAAATAACTACACTAAACAATTCAAAAACCTTCTCCCGTACCACACAGCTTCAGAAATTGTCTCTAGGTTTCAATTTAATTGAATACATACACCCGGATATATTTAAACCGTTGATCAATTTGCGTGAactgtatttaaataataataagataaAAGTTATATCGGGAATAAGTTTCCCGATATCGTTGAAGATATTTGGACTTTGGACAATAATCTGA